Proteins co-encoded in one Nonomuraea helvata genomic window:
- a CDS encoding roadblock/LC7 domain-containing protein: MSTTDAAGTADRELDWLLENLRKKTPGVRHVLVLTRDGLKMCITSGLDRDKADQLAALAAGIQSLSLSASAEFGDGIGAGQAMVEFAGGLLLIVPAGEGAHLAVIADEDGDVGLVAHNMNEMVEQIGVYLSAAPRRAGNSGERP; encoded by the coding sequence ATGAGCACTACCGACGCTGCAGGCACCGCCGATCGCGAGCTCGACTGGCTGCTGGAGAACCTCAGGAAGAAGACCCCTGGAGTCAGGCACGTCCTGGTCCTGACCAGGGACGGTCTCAAGATGTGCATCACCTCGGGCCTTGATCGCGACAAGGCCGACCAGCTCGCGGCCCTGGCCGCCGGGATCCAGAGCCTGTCGCTGAGCGCCTCCGCCGAGTTCGGCGACGGCATCGGCGCCGGGCAGGCGATGGTGGAGTTCGCCGGCGGGCTGCTGCTCATCGTCCCCGCAGGCGAGGGCGCCCACCTGGCCGTGATCGCCGACGAGGACGGCGACGTCGGGCTCGTCGCGCACAACATGAACGAGATGGTCGAGCAGATCGGGGTCTACCTCAGCGCGGCGCCGCGTCGAGCGGGGAACAGCGGCGAGCGCCCATGA
- a CDS encoding DUF742 domain-containing protein has translation MTPRPVDREDPDRLYTVTGGRTRADENAFDSVSLIVSECEPAPGMQSEHVKILQLTRAPVAVVEISAELRLPVSVVKILLRDLLDTGRITVRHPSSALQAGRPDPETLRQVLSALHDL, from the coding sequence ATGACACCGCGCCCTGTCGACCGGGAGGACCCGGACCGGCTCTACACGGTCACCGGCGGCCGCACCCGCGCCGACGAGAACGCCTTCGACTCCGTCTCCCTGATCGTCAGCGAGTGCGAGCCGGCCCCCGGCATGCAGTCGGAGCACGTCAAGATCCTCCAGCTGACCCGGGCGCCGGTGGCAGTGGTGGAGATCTCCGCCGAGCTGCGGCTGCCGGTGAGCGTGGTGAAGATCCTGCTGCGCGACCTGCTGGACACCGGCCGCATCACCGTCCGCCATCCGTCGTCCGCCCTGCAGGCCGGGCGGCCGGACCCCGAGACCCTGAGGCAGGTGCTCAGTGCCCTCCACGACCTCTGA
- a CDS encoding GTP-binding protein — protein MPSTTSDDVRTPLSGTALDALKIVIVGGFGVGKTTMVGSVSEIRPLSTEEVMTQASEGIDDASRVRAKTTTTVAFDFGRITVTPDKVLYLFGAPGQQRFWFVWDQLFAGSLGAVVLVDTRRLQDSWYSIDRLEHHKTPFVVAVNRFADGPSLDAVREALALSPEVPLIECDARKRTSSKHVLITLVKHIAGTREGKS, from the coding sequence GTGCCCTCCACGACCTCTGATGACGTACGCACACCGCTGAGCGGAACCGCACTCGACGCCCTGAAGATCGTGATCGTCGGCGGCTTCGGCGTGGGCAAGACGACCATGGTCGGCTCGGTCAGCGAGATCCGCCCGCTGAGCACCGAGGAGGTCATGACCCAGGCCAGCGAGGGCATCGACGACGCCAGCCGGGTGCGGGCCAAGACCACCACGACGGTCGCCTTCGACTTCGGCCGGATCACGGTGACCCCCGACAAGGTGCTGTACCTGTTCGGCGCCCCGGGGCAGCAGCGCTTCTGGTTCGTGTGGGACCAGCTGTTCGCCGGCAGCCTGGGCGCGGTCGTGCTGGTGGACACCCGTCGGCTGCAGGACTCCTGGTACTCCATCGACCGGCTGGAGCACCACAAGACGCCGTTCGTCGTGGCCGTCAACCGCTTCGCCGACGGCCCCTCGCTGGACGCCGTGCGCGAGGCGCTCGCGCTGTCGCCCGAGGTCCCGCTCATCGAGTGCGACGCGCGCAAGCGCACCTCGTCCAAGCACGTGCTCATCACGCTCGTGAAGCACATCGCCGGCACGCGGGAGGGCAAGTCATGA
- a CDS encoding cytochrome P450, which produces MTNPLMEGYPDHVDAMRLYGPEVCADPFTLYEEMRRKHGPIVPVLLEDDIPAWLVVGYRELHHVTSHPQLFGRDSRRWNLWDHLPENWPSRAFVTWQPSMVFTEGAERKRRGGAIADALDSVDRIELTMICERVADLLIDEFSGDGRADLISQYASQIPAQVVTRLYGLPPAELPELVKDAFLVTDVGEESFPAWLRMVEQVSRLVAAKRARPGHDVTSHLLAHAARLTDEEIVQDLMVLVLASHSSGVNWIGNTLRLMLVDDHFSMTLQGGRSSVGQALNEVLWRDPPTQAMPSRWAVRDCDVAGRRVRKGDLLVLGLAAANADPQVRPAAPVHSDANRAHMSFSHGEYGCPFPAPELAEIIAKTAIEVLLDRLPDVHLAVEPEKLRWRPSVWVRGLEELPVLFSPAGPMGQGPADHWEH; this is translated from the coding sequence ATGACGAACCCACTCATGGAGGGCTATCCCGATCACGTCGACGCCATGCGGCTGTACGGGCCGGAGGTCTGCGCCGACCCGTTCACGTTGTACGAGGAGATGCGCCGCAAGCACGGGCCGATCGTGCCGGTCCTGCTCGAAGACGACATCCCCGCCTGGCTCGTGGTCGGCTACCGCGAGCTGCACCATGTCACCAGCCACCCGCAGCTCTTCGGCCGCGATTCAAGGCGCTGGAACCTGTGGGACCACCTCCCCGAGAACTGGCCGTCGCGCGCGTTCGTGACCTGGCAGCCGTCCATGGTCTTCACCGAGGGCGCGGAGCGCAAGCGCCGGGGCGGCGCGATCGCCGACGCGCTGGACTCCGTCGACCGTATCGAGTTGACCATGATCTGCGAGCGGGTCGCCGACCTGCTGATCGACGAGTTCTCGGGCGACGGCCGCGCCGACCTGATCAGCCAGTACGCCTCCCAGATCCCGGCCCAGGTCGTCACCCGCCTGTACGGCCTGCCGCCGGCGGAGCTGCCCGAGCTGGTCAAGGACGCTTTCCTGGTGACGGACGTGGGCGAGGAGTCCTTCCCGGCGTGGCTGCGGATGGTGGAGCAGGTGAGCCGGCTCGTGGCCGCCAAGCGCGCCCGGCCGGGGCACGACGTGACGTCGCACCTGCTGGCGCACGCCGCGCGGCTCACCGACGAGGAGATCGTCCAGGACCTGATGGTGCTGGTCCTGGCCTCGCACAGCAGCGGCGTGAACTGGATCGGCAACACGCTGCGGCTCATGCTGGTGGACGACCACTTCTCGATGACGCTCCAGGGCGGCCGGAGCAGCGTCGGCCAGGCGCTGAACGAGGTGCTGTGGAGGGACCCGCCCACGCAGGCCATGCCGTCGCGCTGGGCCGTACGCGACTGCGACGTGGCCGGGCGGCGCGTGCGCAAGGGCGACCTCCTGGTGCTCGGCCTCGCGGCGGCCAACGCCGACCCGCAGGTGCGCCCGGCCGCGCCGGTCCACTCCGACGCGAACAGGGCGCACATGTCGTTCAGCCACGGCGAGTACGGCTGCCCTTTCCCGGCACCGGAGCTCGCCGAGATCATCGCCAAGACGGCCATCGAAGTGCTCCTGGACCGGCTGCCCGACGTGCACCTCGCGGTGGAGCCGGAGAAGCTGCGCTGGCGGCCCTCCGTCTGGGTGCGCGGGCTGGAGGAGCTGCCCGTCCTGTTCAGCCCGGCCGGCCCCATGGGTCAAGGGCCGGCCGACCACTGGGAGCACTGA
- a CDS encoding LLM class flavin-dependent oxidoreductase gives MTPRYSCALPPGADIVDKARLAERLGYHRVWVFESPAVYGDTWIALARVAEATERIGLATGVAIPGLRHPMVTASAVASVEELAPGRLVVTFGTGYTGRSTLGQRPVTWSELARYVRQVRSLLRGEAVEIDGRPCQMTHLPGSAPDRPIGVPVWVAASGPKGFGVARELGVPGVIVTAVPEGGDQSGWPEFALLRFGTVLEPGEDHTSPRVVEAAGPGYASTVHAVWEHGKEAVDAVPGGARWRAALEADRAEGLRHLVAHQGHLASLTDRDRSLVAAAGPAFLHAGWSGDAASIGERVRKAGVAGVTEIVYIPAGPDVERELHAFAAAARS, from the coding sequence ATGACGCCCCGATATTCGTGTGCCCTGCCTCCCGGCGCCGACATCGTCGACAAGGCCCGGCTGGCCGAGCGACTGGGCTACCACCGCGTCTGGGTGTTCGAGTCACCGGCCGTTTACGGCGACACCTGGATCGCGTTGGCCCGCGTCGCGGAGGCGACCGAGCGCATCGGCCTGGCCACCGGAGTCGCGATCCCGGGGCTGCGGCACCCGATGGTGACGGCGTCCGCCGTGGCCTCGGTCGAGGAGCTGGCGCCCGGCCGGCTGGTCGTCACCTTCGGTACGGGCTACACCGGCCGCAGCACGCTGGGACAGCGGCCCGTCACGTGGTCGGAGCTGGCGCGCTACGTCCGCCAGGTGAGGTCCTTGCTGCGAGGCGAGGCGGTCGAGATCGACGGCCGCCCGTGCCAGATGACGCACCTGCCCGGCTCCGCCCCGGACCGTCCGATCGGCGTGCCGGTGTGGGTCGCGGCTTCGGGGCCGAAGGGCTTCGGCGTGGCACGGGAGCTCGGCGTGCCCGGAGTGATCGTGACCGCCGTTCCCGAGGGAGGCGACCAGAGCGGCTGGCCCGAGTTCGCGCTGCTGCGCTTCGGCACCGTTCTGGAGCCCGGCGAGGATCACACCAGTCCACGCGTGGTCGAGGCCGCCGGACCCGGCTACGCCAGCACCGTCCACGCCGTGTGGGAGCACGGGAAGGAGGCCGTCGACGCCGTGCCCGGCGGCGCCCGGTGGCGGGCGGCCCTTGAGGCGGACCGCGCGGAAGGCCTGCGCCATCTCGTCGCCCACCAGGGCCATCTCGCGTCGCTGACCGACCGGGACCGCAGCCTGGTCGCCGCCGCCGGGCCCGCCTTCCTGCACGCCGGATGGAGCGGCGACGCCGCCTCGATCGGCGAACGGGTCCGCAAGGCCGGCGTCGCGGGCGTCACCGAGATCGTGTACATCCCGGCCGGTCCCGATGTCGAGCGCGAACTGCACGCCTTCGCGGCGGCCGCCCGTTCCTAG
- a CDS encoding VOC family protein — protein sequence MNHPFVFMDLRTTDRERSRRFYGELLGWTVTDVPAGSGSVPMFTDGGALWGGLTQLAENDGRRPQWIPYAPVAHLDRAVKQAVELGATVVRARVDLPQGSVAVIDDPTGATLALWEARR from the coding sequence ATGAACCACCCGTTCGTCTTCATGGATCTGCGGACCACCGACCGCGAGCGATCCCGCCGCTTCTACGGCGAGTTGCTCGGATGGACGGTCACCGACGTGCCCGCCGGGTCCGGGTCCGTGCCGATGTTCACCGACGGCGGCGCTCTGTGGGGTGGCCTCACGCAACTCGCCGAGAACGACGGACGCCGCCCGCAGTGGATCCCGTACGCGCCCGTGGCGCACCTCGACCGGGCGGTGAAGCAGGCCGTCGAGCTGGGCGCGACCGTGGTACGGGCCCGGGTGGACCTTCCCCAGGGATCGGTCGCGGTGATCGACGATCCCACCGGCGCCACTCTCGCGCTGTGGGAAGCCAGGCGATGA
- a CDS encoding TetR/AcrR family transcriptional regulator: MAASSASRAKHTDGNRRAKQEQIIEAAKDVLAREGVAACTARAVADASPLTKSAIHYYFNDINEIVDRAVFAHVDTMLDDLRRVAGETADPYERLLRVVDAYLTTFADKPHAAFLWFEYWINAGRRDSLDVADRMLGEVHALLLDLVAELAPEGPDRTAHALVSWLLGTIVQQHLRPRAAEVLHDEIALILTSASAAPPRGA, encoded by the coding sequence GTGGCGGCATCCTCAGCGAGCAGGGCGAAGCACACCGACGGCAACCGGCGGGCCAAGCAGGAGCAGATCATCGAGGCGGCCAAGGACGTGCTCGCCCGTGAGGGCGTGGCAGCCTGCACGGCGCGCGCGGTCGCCGACGCCAGCCCTCTCACCAAGAGCGCCATCCACTACTACTTCAACGACATCAACGAGATCGTCGATCGCGCCGTGTTCGCGCACGTCGACACCATGCTCGACGACCTTCGGCGGGTGGCGGGGGAGACGGCGGACCCGTACGAGCGGCTGCTGCGCGTGGTGGACGCCTACCTCACCACGTTCGCCGACAAGCCGCACGCGGCGTTCCTCTGGTTCGAGTACTGGATCAACGCGGGACGCCGCGACTCCCTTGACGTGGCCGACCGCATGCTGGGCGAGGTCCACGCCCTCCTGCTCGACCTCGTGGCCGAGCTCGCACCGGAAGGCCCCGACAGGACCGCCCACGCGCTGGTGTCCTGGCTGCTGGGCACCATCGTCCAGCAGCACCTCCGGCCGAGAGCGGCCGAGGTGCTGCACGACGAGATCGCCCTGATCCTCACGTCCGCCTCCGCCGCACCGCCTCGCGGCGCATAG
- a CDS encoding helix-turn-helix transcriptional regulator, whose product MATAHDKGDLAETPGKDAARSGPTALRILVGAQLRRFREAGGISREDAGYAIRGSHSKISRMEGGRTSFKMRDVADLLTLYGVADEKEREAVLALAKQANEPSWWHDYRDVVHDWFEDYLGLEQDAALIRTYEVQFVPGLLQTEEYARAIFSLGNKGESAERIERRVEVRMRRQRILAPPMSRKLWVVLDEAVLHHRVGGPEIMRAQLEHLDRMAAQPNITVQVVPFTEGWVVGGVGPVTILRFAQAGLRDVVYLEQLAGAQYLGKESEVLPYQTLMDELGVQAAPAPDTPAILRKIIDSL is encoded by the coding sequence ATGGCGACTGCTCACGATAAGGGTGACCTGGCCGAAACACCCGGTAAGGATGCCGCCCGGTCCGGGCCGACCGCGCTGCGCATCCTGGTCGGGGCGCAGCTGCGTCGGTTCCGGGAGGCCGGCGGGATCTCGCGCGAGGACGCCGGATACGCCATCCGGGGATCCCACTCCAAGATCAGCCGCATGGAGGGCGGGCGCACGAGTTTCAAGATGCGCGACGTCGCCGACCTGCTCACCCTGTACGGCGTGGCCGACGAGAAAGAGCGCGAGGCCGTGCTCGCCCTGGCCAAGCAGGCCAACGAGCCCTCCTGGTGGCACGACTACCGCGACGTGGTCCACGACTGGTTCGAGGACTATCTCGGGCTCGAGCAGGACGCCGCCCTGATCCGCACGTACGAGGTGCAGTTCGTGCCCGGCCTCCTGCAGACCGAGGAGTACGCCCGCGCGATCTTCAGCCTGGGCAACAAGGGCGAGTCCGCGGAGCGGATCGAGCGCCGCGTCGAGGTGCGCATGCGCCGCCAGCGGATCCTCGCCCCGCCCATGTCGCGCAAGCTCTGGGTGGTGCTGGACGAGGCGGTGCTGCACCACCGCGTCGGCGGTCCGGAGATCATGCGGGCCCAGCTCGAGCACCTTGACCGGATGGCCGCGCAGCCCAACATCACGGTGCAGGTGGTCCCGTTCACCGAAGGCTGGGTCGTCGGCGGCGTCGGACCCGTCACCATCCTGCGTTTCGCTCAGGCCGGGCTGCGCGACGTGGTCTACCTCGAGCAACTGGCCGGCGCGCAGTACCTCGGCAAGGAGTCCGAGGTGCTGCCGTACCAGACGCTGATGGACGAGCTCGGCGTGCAGGCCGCGCCCGCGCCCGACACCCCGGCCATCCTGCGTAAGATCATCGACTCGCTCTGA
- a CDS encoding SAM-dependent methyltransferase, with protein MTDDSPLDPALLSRIDTSKPHQARVWNYWLGGKDNYPVDRQLAEKLRDVYPGMEDIARHTRVFLGRAVRHLAGEAGIRQFLDIGTGLPTVDHTHEVAQRVDPASRVVYVDNDPLVLVHARALLASDPRGACDYIEADVREPDTILEFASKTLDFSRPTALMLLGVMGTIFDDDEACALVRHLMDALPSGSYLVFEDGTNTVKPEAAAEAERLRDKGEVYEYRLRTPAEIARFFDGLELVDPGIVSVSRWQLESDVFGLPPEVDAFCGVGRKP; from the coding sequence GTGACGGACGACTCACCCCTGGACCCCGCACTCCTTTCCAGGATCGACACCAGCAAGCCGCACCAGGCCAGGGTGTGGAACTACTGGCTGGGCGGCAAGGACAACTACCCTGTCGACCGGCAGCTCGCGGAGAAACTCCGGGACGTCTATCCGGGGATGGAGGACATCGCCCGTCACACCCGTGTCTTCCTGGGGCGAGCCGTCAGGCATCTCGCCGGAGAGGCCGGCATCCGGCAGTTCCTGGACATCGGCACGGGCCTGCCGACCGTCGACCACACCCATGAGGTGGCCCAGCGGGTGGACCCGGCGAGCCGGGTCGTCTACGTCGACAACGACCCGCTGGTGCTGGTGCACGCGCGCGCCCTGCTCGCCAGCGACCCGCGAGGGGCGTGCGACTACATCGAGGCCGACGTGCGCGAGCCGGACACCATCTTGGAGTTCGCGTCCAAGACGCTGGACTTCAGCCGGCCGACCGCGCTCATGCTCCTGGGCGTGATGGGCACGATCTTCGACGACGACGAGGCGTGCGCGCTGGTGCGGCACCTGATGGACGCGCTGCCCTCGGGCAGCTACCTGGTGTTCGAGGACGGCACGAACACCGTCAAGCCCGAAGCGGCGGCGGAGGCCGAGCGGCTGCGCGACAAGGGCGAGGTGTACGAGTACCGGCTGCGCACCCCCGCGGAGATCGCCCGCTTCTTCGACGGGCTGGAGCTCGTGGATCCCGGCATCGTGTCGGTCTCCCGCTGGCAGCTGGAGTCCGACGTGTTCGGGCTGCCCCCGGAGGTCGACGCGTTCTGCGGGGTGGGCCGCAAACCGTGA
- a CDS encoding lytic polysaccharide monooxygenase, producing the protein MRRRITSVSVGLLLSLSLVGAPAGAHGALQKPLSRAAACGADSPLKTRPAACRAAVVASGKAMPADWDNLRVANVAGKDREVIPDGKLCSGGIPEFKGLEVRTYVIKGRLPSGRTGRHLIYTIWQNSDTPDTYYSCSDVIFRTAAAVQARPRPVAYRTTGYTGIPWLVTVAALCSIGAGAMVVLMVRPRRRQGHG; encoded by the coding sequence ATGCGCCGCCGGATCACGAGTGTGAGCGTCGGGCTGCTGCTGTCGCTGTCGCTGGTCGGGGCACCGGCGGGTGCGCACGGCGCGTTGCAGAAACCGCTCAGCCGGGCGGCGGCCTGCGGCGCCGACAGCCCGCTCAAGACACGACCGGCCGCCTGCCGCGCGGCCGTGGTGGCGAGCGGCAAGGCCATGCCCGCCGACTGGGACAACCTGCGGGTGGCGAACGTCGCGGGCAAGGACCGCGAGGTGATCCCGGACGGCAAGCTGTGCAGCGGCGGCATCCCCGAGTTCAAGGGGCTCGAAGTCCGCACCTATGTCATCAAGGGCCGCCTGCCCTCCGGCAGGACCGGTCGCCACCTGATCTATACGATCTGGCAGAACTCCGACACCCCGGACACCTATTACTCCTGCTCGGACGTGATCTTCCGTACCGCGGCGGCGGTCCAGGCCCGGCCCCGGCCGGTGGCCTACAGGACCACCGGTTACACCGGCATCCCCTGGCTGGTCACGGTGGCGGCCCTGTGCTCGATCGGGGCCGGAGCCATGGTCGTCCTCATGGTCCGGCCGCGTCGTCGTCAGGGCCACGGCTGA
- a CDS encoding helix-turn-helix domain-containing protein produces MQVSTAVATPSPRSTRARDKLMHTAERLYAEHGFANVSIRMISEAAGQRNKSAVQYHFSTRDELIQAILARHAAAIDEHRIPMVAALEASGEVSLRRWITCILTPHIEHHIELGTPSWYGRFLAQAVVEPSLREHATQASMRTPSFQRLEKLWPPRQDRDPDLSAQYRAMIRLLVVHMCAELEGDLASGLVAVADAEQSWRRLGEHLITAVCGLSTALLEISEP; encoded by the coding sequence ATGCAAGTCAGTACGGCGGTCGCCACGCCGTCTCCCCGATCGACGCGCGCCCGAGACAAGCTGATGCACACCGCCGAACGGCTCTACGCCGAGCACGGGTTCGCGAACGTCTCGATCAGGATGATCAGCGAGGCGGCCGGCCAGCGCAACAAGTCCGCCGTCCAATACCACTTCAGCACCCGTGACGAGCTGATCCAGGCGATCCTGGCCCGCCACGCGGCCGCCATCGACGAGCACCGGATCCCGATGGTGGCCGCGCTGGAGGCGTCGGGCGAGGTGTCGCTCCGAAGGTGGATCACCTGCATCCTCACGCCGCACATCGAGCACCACATCGAGCTGGGCACACCGTCCTGGTACGGGCGCTTCCTCGCCCAGGCCGTCGTCGAGCCCTCCCTGCGCGAGCATGCCACCCAGGCAAGCATGCGGACGCCCTCGTTCCAACGACTGGAGAAGCTCTGGCCCCCGAGGCAGGACCGTGACCCCGACCTGTCCGCCCAGTACCGGGCCATGATCCGCCTGCTCGTCGTGCACATGTGCGCCGAGCTCGAAGGCGACCTGGCCAGCGGGCTGGTTGCCGTGGCCGACGCCGAGCAGTCGTGGCGCCGGCTGGGCGAGCACCTGATCACGGCGGTATGCGGGCTCAGCACCGCCCTCCTGGAGATCTCAGAGCCCTGA
- a CDS encoding cytochrome P450, with amino-acid sequence MTADAIPEFPFDRPTALEPPPQLAELREKCPVAHVRLPSGDVATLVTRYDDARAVLADPRFSRNLAREGAARLATTEDGGLFNRRRDETMDISEGQGHMRWRRLLSRWFTARKMEVWRPRVQAMADDLLDSMLAKGSPGNLATGLGLPLPVRVICALVGAPPEDQDKFARWSTTMLTLTRNTQEEVDQAYQEFTAYVSDLIDHNRENPGDDLLSELTQITDAEDGRLSKPELISTVRGLLLAGHETTSNMISIMMAMLLADRQRFEAVVDDLDLVPGTVEEVLRLDSTLSAIGGVPRYLTEEITLSDVDVPAGATLIPSIAAANRDPGKFADPDRFDARRQNSNQHLTFGAGPHYCLGQPLARVELQVVLDTLARRLPGLRLRDAPEDLRMRTGGMTGGLQDVWVTW; translated from the coding sequence ATGACTGCTGACGCGATCCCGGAGTTCCCGTTCGACCGTCCCACGGCCTTGGAGCCGCCGCCGCAGCTCGCGGAGTTGCGGGAGAAATGCCCCGTGGCGCACGTACGGCTGCCGAGCGGCGACGTGGCCACCCTGGTGACGAGGTACGACGACGCCCGCGCGGTGCTGGCCGACCCGCGCTTCAGCCGCAACCTCGCCAGGGAGGGCGCCGCCCGGCTGGCCACCACCGAGGACGGCGGCCTGTTCAACCGGCGCAGGGACGAGACCATGGACATCAGCGAGGGGCAGGGCCACATGCGGTGGCGACGCCTGCTCAGCCGCTGGTTCACCGCACGGAAGATGGAGGTGTGGCGGCCCAGGGTCCAGGCGATGGCCGACGACCTGCTGGACAGCATGCTGGCCAAGGGCTCCCCTGGCAACCTGGCGACCGGGCTGGGGCTGCCGCTTCCCGTGCGGGTCATCTGCGCGCTGGTCGGCGCGCCGCCCGAGGACCAGGACAAGTTCGCACGCTGGTCCACCACCATGCTCACGCTCACGCGCAACACCCAGGAGGAGGTCGACCAGGCCTACCAGGAGTTCACCGCGTACGTGTCGGACCTGATCGACCACAACCGGGAGAACCCCGGCGACGACCTGCTCAGCGAGCTGACCCAGATCACCGACGCCGAGGACGGCCGGCTCAGCAAGCCCGAGCTGATCAGCACCGTCAGAGGGCTGCTGCTGGCCGGCCACGAGACGACCTCGAACATGATCTCGATCATGATGGCGATGCTGCTCGCCGACCGGCAGCGCTTCGAGGCCGTGGTCGACGACCTCGACCTGGTGCCGGGCACCGTCGAGGAGGTGCTGCGCCTGGACAGCACGCTGTCGGCCATCGGCGGGGTGCCCAGGTACCTCACCGAGGAGATCACGCTCAGCGACGTCGATGTGCCCGCCGGCGCCACGCTGATCCCCAGCATCGCCGCCGCCAACCGCGACCCGGGCAAGTTCGCCGATCCGGATCGGTTCGACGCGCGCCGGCAGAACAGCAACCAGCACCTGACCTTCGGCGCGGGGCCGCACTACTGCCTCGGGCAGCCGCTGGCCAGGGTCGAGCTCCAGGTCGTGCTCGACACGCTGGCGCGCAGGCTGCCAGGTCTGCGGCTGCGCGACGCTCCCGAGGATCTGCGGATGCGTACCGGCGGGATGACCGGAGGTCTCCAGGACGTATGGGTCACGTGGTGA
- a CDS encoding alpha/beta hydrolase: MIALSKAIRPLAVGLLAVTATAGLFSAPAASASATPSLPRPTGAHPVGTTSLHLTDTSRPDPWVPTAKARELMVSLWYPAKAPGRDRAPYMTAKESELLLKASEITGVPSDVLSRTRTNAFTDAKPAGHRHGLPLVVLSPGFGKPRSELTGLAEELASQGYVVAGIEHTYESVATTFPDGRVTTCVVCEIDKTPTWWEKLEKSRAADVSFVLDELTGSHPKWKGARLIDSSKIAMAGQSVGGASAITTMVADSRVRAGIDMDGTTDVPLPADGLSRPFMFLGRQSMYTPGTGDEAASWERDWKNMTGWKRWLVVTGAVHVSFTDYGLLTDQIGVDSGAKLPGARSLEITRQYVRAFFDLHVRKQAQPLLDKPSARYPEVKFCAPEKKTCA; the protein is encoded by the coding sequence ATGATCGCTCTCTCCAAGGCAATCCGCCCGCTCGCCGTGGGCCTGCTCGCAGTGACGGCGACCGCCGGCCTCTTCTCCGCGCCCGCGGCGTCCGCGTCCGCCACGCCGTCTCTCCCGCGGCCGACCGGAGCGCATCCGGTCGGCACCACATCCCTGCATCTCACGGACACCTCCCGCCCGGACCCCTGGGTCCCCACGGCCAAGGCCAGGGAGCTCATGGTCTCCCTCTGGTACCCGGCCAAGGCGCCGGGCCGTGACCGGGCGCCGTACATGACGGCGAAGGAGTCGGAGCTCCTCCTGAAGGCCAGTGAGATCACCGGGGTGCCCTCCGACGTGCTGAGCAGGACCCGCACCAACGCCTTCACCGATGCCAAGCCGGCGGGCCACAGGCACGGCCTGCCCCTTGTCGTGCTCTCGCCCGGTTTCGGCAAGCCCAGGAGCGAGCTCACGGGGCTGGCCGAGGAGCTGGCGAGCCAGGGATACGTGGTGGCCGGGATCGAGCACACGTACGAGAGCGTCGCCACCACCTTCCCCGACGGACGGGTCACCACGTGTGTCGTGTGCGAGATCGACAAGACCCCGACGTGGTGGGAGAAGCTGGAGAAGAGCCGGGCGGCCGACGTCTCCTTCGTGCTCGACGAGCTGACCGGGTCGCACCCGAAGTGGAAGGGCGCTCGCCTGATCGACTCCTCTAAGATCGCGATGGCCGGCCAGTCGGTCGGCGGCGCGAGCGCCATCACCACCATGGTCGCGGACTCCCGGGTACGCGCCGGGATCGACATGGACGGGACCACGGACGTTCCGCTCCCGGCCGACGGGCTGTCACGGCCGTTCATGTTCCTGGGCAGGCAGTCCATGTACACGCCGGGAACCGGGGACGAGGCCGCCTCGTGGGAGCGTGACTGGAAGAACATGACCGGCTGGAAGCGCTGGCTTGTCGTGACCGGGGCGGTGCACGTCTCCTTCACCGACTACGGCCTGCTGACTGATCAGATCGGCGTCGACTCCGGAGCCAAGCTGCCCGGCGCCCGATCCCTGGAGATCACCCGCCAGTACGTGCGCGCGTTCTTCGACCTGCACGTGCGCAAGCAGGCGCAGCCGCTCCTGGACAAGCCGTCGGCGCGTTACCCGGAGGTCAAGTTCTGTGCCCCGGAGAAGAAGACCTGCGCCTAG